In Paenibacillus guangzhouensis, a single window of DNA contains:
- a CDS encoding alpha-L-fucosidase: MDALETDQNVVVTNEPEVEEGVHNYSAESEWVKPTDPLILERIEWFKDQKIGLMMHWGPYSQLGLVESWALSDADGDWSRGGVDWTEDMEHFKREYVDLNKTFNPIRVQPELWADLAAEGGFKYLTFTTKHHDGFCMWDTRTTDYRITGSETPFHMHRYADLCKHIFDAFRSRGLAISAYFSKADWNTPYYWAPGMERGQHMWRGPSYDPTKYPWLWEKFIKFTHDQIEELLTRYGRIDMLWLDAGWVRGGERKQDIRLGEIVDRMREHQPWLLAVDRTVGGPYENVVTPEQTIPKRAMHIPWESCITMGTSFSFKYEDTYKSGREIVHMLLEIVAKGGNLALNVGPQPDGRLPEGAIRGMKELGAWLAQYGEAVYGTRIVDPYFQDGYAFTRKGDNVFCFKLYKTADSAMKQELHIPYQGPIKGVQWYDDGSALEYSRMDAGVKVVLPEQALQGAAPIAHVIRLVTA, translated from the coding sequence ATGGATGCATTAGAAACAGATCAAAACGTTGTCGTTACGAATGAACCAGAGGTTGAAGAAGGAGTCCACAACTATAGTGCGGAGTCGGAATGGGTGAAGCCGACCGATCCACTCATTCTCGAGAGGATTGAATGGTTCAAGGATCAGAAAATCGGCTTAATGATGCACTGGGGGCCGTATTCTCAGCTTGGATTAGTCGAATCATGGGCCTTAAGCGATGCAGATGGGGATTGGTCTCGCGGCGGCGTGGACTGGACCGAAGATATGGAACATTTCAAGCGGGAATATGTCGATTTGAACAAAACGTTCAACCCAATTCGCGTTCAACCCGAGCTATGGGCCGATCTTGCGGCAGAAGGCGGGTTCAAATATTTGACCTTCACGACGAAGCATCATGACGGATTCTGCATGTGGGATACACGGACGACAGATTATCGGATTACAGGGTCAGAGACGCCTTTTCACATGCACCGTTATGCAGACCTATGCAAGCACATCTTCGACGCCTTCCGGAGCAGAGGCCTGGCGATATCGGCTTACTTCTCCAAAGCGGACTGGAATACGCCGTACTATTGGGCGCCAGGCATGGAACGCGGACAGCATATGTGGCGCGGGCCTTCCTATGACCCGACGAAGTATCCTTGGTTATGGGAGAAGTTCATTAAATTCACGCATGACCAGATTGAAGAATTACTGACGCGTTATGGTCGGATTGATATGTTGTGGCTCGATGCAGGATGGGTTCGCGGCGGTGAACGGAAGCAGGACATTCGACTTGGCGAAATCGTGGACCGGATGCGTGAACATCAGCCGTGGCTTCTTGCGGTAGATCGCACCGTCGGTGGACCGTATGAGAATGTCGTCACACCGGAGCAGACGATTCCGAAGCGGGCTATGCATATCCCTTGGGAAAGCTGCATTACGATGGGAACATCCTTCTCCTTCAAGTATGAAGATACCTACAAGTCTGGGCGCGAAATCGTGCATATGTTGCTTGAGATTGTGGCCAAAGGTGGCAATTTAGCCTTGAACGTCGGTCCACAGCCGGATGGAAGGCTGCCGGAAGGCGCCATCCGAGGGATGAAGGAACTGGGCGCATGGCTGGCGCAGTACGGCGAAGCGGTCTACGGCACACGCATTGTGGATCCGTATTTCCAAGACGGGTATGCGTTCACGCGTAAAGGCGATAATGTATTCTGTTTCAAGCTGTATAAGACGGCTGATTCCGCGATGAAACAGGAACTACATATTCCGTACCAGGGACCCATTAAGGGCGTGCAATGGTACGATGATGGTTCGGCATTGGAATACTCCCGTATGGATGCGGGTGTGAAGGTGGTCCTGCCGGAACAAGCGCTGCAAGGCGCAGCCCCGATCGCGCATGTGATCCGATTGGTGACGGCGTAG